Genomic segment of Gilliamella apis:
ATTGTTCTACTAACCATATTATATCTATCGGCCGTACATTAAATTTAAAATGTGAAACCATATAATTACCAACTTCAGTATTAGCGATAATACTTCCATTTTCATCTCTGGATAAATGAACATCATAATCAGACGATGCTGGATCTACATATCCTTGTATATTATTGTGATGCGATGTGAATGATTTTGATGGCCAATCATTCGATTTGTTTCTGTTACAAACTGAACAAGAATAAACTAGATTTTCATATTTATAGGTTAACTCATCTTTACCATTTTCTTTACAGAAAGATAGAGGTATAAAATGATCTATTTGGCTTTGGCAAGATATATATTCGAAGTTCTTACCACAATACCCACAAATATTTTTAAAGTCTTCAATTAATATAGATCTATAATTTCTATAATCTTTCAGTAAAGAATAATTAGTTCTTCTTGTTATTATTCTATTTCCATGAACTCTTGCCATAATTTATTTTTTTATCAGATTTTTTTCGATTTTGCTTAGAATAAATAGCATATCTTGTATATTTCTTTTTGTATCTTTGTATAACAATATATCTGGAATGTCATCAACGTAATTATAAGCTCTTAAAACTCTATATAATGAGTAAAATCTAAATTCTTCATCAGCTGTTATTTCATTTTTTGAATATTTCGAATATAAAATGTTATATTCTTCTAAGGATAGTGTTAATCGTTTTATAAAACATTCTGCACCATTTTCTATAAATTTTACGAATTCTATAAATTCTTGTGAGTCACTTTCTTTAAGAATAATATTTTTATCTCTAATATATATGCTTGGAACAAGCTTTTCACTAATTCCATTTTCAACATAATTGGTAAATAAAATACAAGGAAAAGATGGTAGGATTTCGTTTAATTCTTTAATAATTTTGGTGCCTAAATTTTTAGAAGGGAAATTCATAAGATCATAATCGACTAATAAACATAATAATTGTTTTGATAGAATAAAATTAATTACTATTTCAATATTAGTTATATTGTTAATATCTTCTAATGTAATAAGTTCAATATTATTTTTCTTAAAACTTCTATGCATATTTTGTTGAATATCACTATAATCATCATCCAAGAAACCCAGCTTTATCATATTTCTCTTCCTTTAAAATAAATCTCAATTATAAAACCATCGTTGCTTGTTTTGTTTTTCGATAGATCAACGTACCCTTTATATTCGGAAATTATATTTTTTACTATCCACAATCCTAAGCCAGTTCCTATAATTTCATCATTAGCATCTCTTTTATCTGTTACTCCATATTCCAAAATTTTATCAGGATTTTTTTTAAAACTTTCAAGTAATCCAGAACCATTATCTTTGTATTTAATGAAATTATATTCACCATTATTACCTATTTTAATATTGATTTCTTTGTTACTAATATTATTTGTTTTAAACATAAATACACTATTAGTGATTAGATTATTTATAATACTCTCGAAATCATATGAAAAACATCTAATCTCAATTTCTTGATTTGGATCAAATATAAATTCAATATTCTTATTGATATTTTTCCATGTTGTAATCGACGAATTAATAATTTGGCTTAGCTTTAGTAATTTCATTTTTCTTTTGTCTTTTTTTATAGATTCTAATGAAACGCTAAACCAAGAGTTAAAACTTTCATGTAATGGTCTTATTTTGGCTAATTCTTTTAAAGCATTCTCAACATCATTGTCTTCTTTTAATAATTCATAAGCTTCTTTTACTCCCAAATTAAGTTTCATTGTCAAAGTTTTTATTTCATGAATATATGTATTTACCACTATTCCTGTTGTAGCCAGAGCTCTTAGGAGCCCCATTTCTTCTTCAAGTTCTATTATTTTTTCAGATTGATAATCTAAGGCTTCTTTTACCTGTTTTGCATCTATTTTCGGTGATTCATTTTGTGATTTATTTTGAAAAGTTTGTTCTATTTCATCTTTTAATCTATTTAATTTTTTTCCACGCTCATTAATATTTTCATCACGAATATTGAGTTTTCTAATAACATATTGTCTATCTTCTTCAATAAATTTAATTATAGAAATAATGAACTCTTTGAAGATTATAAATTCAGGTGTTTCAATTATCCCTTCTCTACTAGATTTATCAGGTAAATTTTTATTTTCTCTTGAAAGGTAAATTTGACCACTAATTTGATTATTGTGAACTTTCCATGAACCTGATTTATGCGATGGTGATGCCGGTGAGCGAGCTCTACGAGCTGATAAATCTAACCAATCGAATTCAGGGGAACCTTTGAATCCATAAGGTCGAACAATAAAATTATCTCTATATATTTTTATTCCTGTAATATCTTTTAGATCTCCTTTTCTTCTAGAAAAGTCCTTATAAAAATATTTTGCTTCGTTTTTATCTTGCGTAACTATTTTATAAAAATATATTTCACCTGTTATTTTTCCCAAATCATAATTTTTCTGTGTTCTGGGAAGTAACTCTTTTATATTAGTGTTAATTAATTTAGGTATACCCTTGAAATAATTTAAATCATCTTTATTGAATTTAGCTTCATCACTAATTTCTTTTAAATTTGCACCAAAATCAAATTCATTACGGTAAAGTGTAATGTCACAATTTCCATTTGTTTCAAGTTCGAAAAACACCTTATAATCATATGAATCAATAAAAGCTGAATCTATTTTGGCTTTTTCTTTAATTGTATCTTCCTTAAATAAGTATATTTGAAATCCATGGGTATTTGGTGGTAAAAGTTTAGAAAGGGAAAGAATAATTTTATCAATTAGTGCATTGGACCAATTATCTCTAAGTTGTGTTAATTTAAAACAAGTTCCTTTGCCAGATAATTTTTCCTTAATTAAGTCAATGACATTTTTATTTAATATTGAAGAGCAAAATTCAAAGTGAGATGTTTTAACATATTCGATATCAGCATAAACATCAGTTATCTTATCAATAGAAGAAAAAAGATCCCAATTAATTGACCAAATAAAGTTGCTAGAATCACCTATACTATGCATAGTGCAACTACTTGCTATCCTATCAAGAGCAAAACGTCCGATTCCTTTTTCGCCTGTTTGAATTCGACCACAATTAGTAACATAATTAGTAATTTTTGATGAGTAACCTATTGTCATCCAATGAGCAGTTAAAATTTGTGGTGTCATTCCAACCCCATTATCCATTATCCATAAACTTTGAGTAGACTCTTCATAGTAAATTATGCAAATTGGTGCATCAGCATCATATGAATTTTTAACTAATTCACTGATGGCACCTTCTAGATTAGATATATTTTCTCGACCAATTAGTCTTGCTGTTTTTGCACTTACATTAAATGGTATTTTAGGCATAAAAGATCTCGTATTTAGAAAAATACTAAAAAAATTTTTCAGCTATTTTCATTCTATGGAAACTCATCTAAAGTTTATTTTATTTTTAAATAGATAGGAAGCATCAATTTCTATATTTATAAATATGGGAATTAATATTTAATTAATTATTTTATGTAATAAAATATCTAACTTTATTTTTATTAGGATCAAAATAATATTCCCTATATGTTTCATGGGGGATCATTAACATAATTTGGGCAGAATAAATGATAAAAGTTTTGATATACTTCCATTGTTTAATATGTCAACTAAAGGAAAAAGTCCAATTTCTTTTCATTATCTACGTTAGTTTGTGGTGACAATTTTTCCAGTTTTATATACTTGTTATAAATTAAAGCTAAACTCAAAAATATAATCATTAATAATTACCCTAATAAAGCTTTAAATAAGCTTTATTAGGGTATTAACTAATCATCAAAATCATTTGGTTCTGTCAAAACACAATACTCTTCAGGAATACTTTCACCATCGTAATCGGAACTAAAAGTTTCACCTGTATAATAGATGTAATTACCAGAATAAAATGTGCCATTTTGTTCGAGCGTAATATCATGACCGTAGCGTTCATAATCAAAGTAGTTACTTAAATTGCCTAGCTCTTTTAAACTATAACAGCCACTTTCTGCAATCCAATAAAAACCTAAATCATATTCATCAGAAATATTGGACAAGGATTGAAAGCAATCTAAGTTATCAGATAAATTAATTAAGTCAGTAATAGAATTAACATAGTCTCCAACATCAATAACTGCTTCATAAATTTCCATTTCATCATGACTTAATTCGTCAAGTTTACAGGCTAAATAGTTTAATTCATCAAGATTACTATGTTCTGATATATAATTTGATACACCATAGACAGTCGATTCATAATCTGTTAAGAAATACTCATCATAGTTAATACCATCAATTCCAATTCTTTGAAAGCATTGTTTTACTTGTTCAGATGTTGTTGGCAAGGCAAGCCATTCGCCCACTAACTCACCTTCGTTATATTTTCCTAAATTGGTTACAAATACTGAGATCGTACCCGAACCCACCGCAGTGGATTCAGGGTATGACGATACATTCGGTAATGTTTGCATAAACATCTCCTTAAATTTTTAGATATTAAAATAATTGATTTTTGAAAAGAGAATTAAATAGTAGAGTGCTTTTTAAGCAGTTTTGAATTCATAAGGCATGACATATTCAGTTCGGATTGAATCTAAGTAATCAGCCCACCACTGAACCATTTTTGTTCGTTCAATAATGTGCTGTGCTTTATGAATATAAGCAGCCCTTACACCATTACGTTCTTGATGACTCATCTGGCGTTCCACAGCATCTCGTGACCAGAGATTAGATTCAACCAAAGCACTACAGGCCATTGTTCTAAACCCATGCCCACAAAGTTCTGTTTTGGTATCATAGCCAATAGAACGTAATGCTTTGTTTATTGTGTTTTCGCTCATTGGCTTTCTTGCTGAGTGATCCCCAATAAATACTAGTTCGTACATGCCACTAATTTCATGAATCTGTTTTAAGATTTCAATTGCTTGATCACTTAGTGGAATTAAATGAGGTGTTCTCATTTTGGAACCTCGTTGAGAATGAGGTACACCATCAATTTCTTCCCTTTCAGCAGGAATAGTCCAAATCTTTTTATCGAAATCAATTTCTAACCAACGAGCAAACCGTAGCTCACTAGAACGAATAAATATAAGTAGAGAGAGTTTTATTGCTAATTTGGTTAACTCTCGTCCTTTAAAATTATCAATGCGTTCTAAAAGTTCAGGTATTTTTTCGAGTTCAAGTGCAGGCCGATGATTCACTTTTACTTTACTCACTACCCCTTTTAGATCTTGAGCAGGATTATAAGAGATGTAACCATTTTGCACTGCATAGCGCATTATTGCTGAAGTACGTTGCTGTAATCGGCTAGCGACTTCAAACCGACCATTTTCTTCAACAGCTTTAATTGGAACAATTAACTGACGGGTAGTTAATGCTGAAATAGAATAAGCTCCAATTTTAGGAAATAAATACAATTCTAATGTTCGTAGTACTTTTGCTCTATGTGGCTCAGACCAAGTTTTGTTATTGCTACACCATTTACGTGCAACTTGCTCAAAAGTAACTTGTATTTCATCTTCAAACTGTTTTGCTTTCTTTTCTACCTGCGGGTCAATATTTCTAGCTAGTAATGATTTGGCTTCATTTCGTATCTTTCTAGCTTCGCTTAATAAAACATTAGGATATTGGCCTATAGACATTAATTTTTCTTTACCATTGAAATAATAGCGAAAACGCCAATATTTAGAACCATTTGAATGAACAAGTAAGAATAAACCATCACCATCAGAAAGTTTATATTGTTTATTGTATGGTTTGGCGGATTTGATTTTTAAATCTGTCAAGGACATAACGAATTCCTCAATTATAAAAATTTAGATATAAAAAAAGCCACATATTTGACTATGTGGCTTGGGTGATAGAAATTTAACTGTTAATTAGTTTTAGTCTTTATCCATGCTTCAACTTCTTTTAGGCGCCAACGCGAGGATCTTCCTAGTTTTATAGGGAGTGGAAATTTATTCTGCTTTATCAAAGCATAAAACCATTTATCAGTCATGCCTGTAAGTGTGGTGATATATTTCATATCAACTAGGTAATCAGGATGTATTTGTGCATCCAAAGGGGGTAAGAATGTTGACATTGTTGTACCTCTATTGAGTGATGTGGGTTAATTACATTCAATAGATAGGTATCAACAATATTTTTTTACTATTTGATAATACATTCCTTATATCTACATTGATTAGATCCTTATTTTTTTAAGTTAGAATTAATATTATTCAAAATTTGATAAAGAGGATCATTATATACTGAGTCTATATATTGATCTGAATAAGTAGCACTAAAACAATGATTAGCCAGTTTAGGATCTGAAAGTACCTTTGGAAATGAGTTAGTTTCTATAATTAATTCACAGCTGGTTAATACTGGTTCTTGTTTCCCTACTAAAGACCAACGTATTTTTTGGTCATAACTTTTGATTTTTAGTATGACAAGAGAATTGTTATAAATACTAAAATTAACTTAACAGTATTGACTGTTAAGTTAAGTGCACTTTAAACCTAAAATTCAATAAAATAACCTCATTTAATAAAAAATCACTCATAGCAAAATCTGTCAATTTTAGTTTTATGGCTATGTTATCTTCATAATAAATCCAATAAATTCAATAAAGTAAACTCAAATTAAGCATTGGAAATTAATAACTGAAACTCCATCGTAAACTAATTTGGTGAGAACTTGCTCACAAATAATTGGATACATTATTAAATACATTGAATTAAAAATAAAATTTATATAATTTAATAATGACTAAGTAATTGGGTCAATAATTCTCATATTACTTAGTGTTAGGAGATTAAAAATATTAGATGGAAGCATGTTCTTTTAGGAAAACACCTCATAGATAGGCAATTAAATTTCTCAGAATATATTTTTCTAAATATCTAAATCTATCACCATCAACTAGGAGATAATTTATGTCAGATAAAGATAAACTTGTGACTAATATGACCGAAATAATGAGCAAGTTTGTAGCCCTTGTAGGTAAGAAATTACCTGACGATGTTGAAAATAAACTTCAAGATCTAAGCAAAAAGGAGACAAGTCAATTAGCAAAAGTCATCTATAGCACTATGCAGGAAAATCAAAATCTTGCGATGAAATTGAATCGGCCGTGTTGCCAAGATACGGGCGTTTTACAGTTTTCGGTAAGATGTGGTACGAATTTTCCTCTTATTGGTGAATTAGAAAACATTTTAACTAATGCAGTATTTCAAGCCACAATTACCGCCCCTCTTAGACACAACTGTGTTGAAACATTTGATGAAAAAAATACTGGCAAAAATATAGGTACAAATGCGCCTTATATTTTTTGGGATATTATTCCTGATAGTGATGTCGTTGAAATTGATACTTACATGGCTGGAGGCGGATGTACTTTGCCAGGTAAAGCAATGGTACTCATGCCTGGTGCTGGTTATGAAGGGGTAACTAAATTTGTTTTAGATGTAATGACCAGCTATGGATTAAATGCTTGTCCTCCGCTACTTGTTGGTGTTGGTGTGGCTACTTCAGTAGAAACAGCAGCACTTTTTTCCAAAAAAGCGCTTATGCGCCCAATCGGTTCTCGAAATGCCAATGAAAAAGCCGCTAAATTTGAACAGCTGCTTGAAGATGGCATAAATAAAATAGGATTAGGTCCTCAAGGTATGTCTGGTAAATATTCAGTTATGGGAGTCCATGTTGAAAATGGTGCACGTCATCCATCGGCGATTGGTGTGGCAGTAAATGTTGGTTGTTGGTCTCACCGTAGAGGAACAATTGTATTTGATAAAGAGTTGAATTACCAAACGATAAGTCACAAAGGAGTAACACTATGAGCCAAAAGAAAATATTAACCACCCCAATAAAATCTGAGGATTTAGAAGGAATTAAAGCTGGGGATATCGTTTACCTAACTGGCTATATTGTAACTTGTCGTGATGTGGCTCACCGTCGATTAATTGAACAAGGATTAGATTTACCGGTTGATATAAATGGTGGTGCAATTTTTCATGCAGGACCAATAGTTAAAGCATTATCTGATAATGAATTTCAAATGATATCTATTGGACCAACAACCTCCATGAGAATGGAAAAATTTGAAAAAGAATTTATTGAACAAACAGGCGTGAAATTAATAGTTGGTAAAGGTGGAATGGGGCCAAATACTGAAGAGGGTTGTAAAAAATATAAAGCAATTCATGTCGTTTTCCCGGCTGGATGTGCTGTTGTTGCTGCAACACAAGTTGAAAAAATAGTTGATGCTAAATGGCGAGATCTTGGTATGCCTGAAACATTGTGGGTATGTAAAGTAAAAGAATTAGGTCCTTTGATTGTATCAATTGATACCGAAGGGAATAACTTATTTGAAAATAACAAAATCATTTTCAATCAACGCAAGGAAGAAGTTTATCAAGAAATTATTCCGCAAGTCAGGTTTATTAAATAACGGTAACTATCCATAAGTAACATCAAAATTATGAAGGTTAACGTTATGTTGGAAGTTTTAATAAAAGACAAAAAATTTGTCTTTAGTGAGAAGGATGAAATGTAATGAAACAAAATTTAGAGCAAACAGCATTAAGAAAAATCACATTACGAATAGTTCCTTATGTCATGCTAGTCTATTTCATTGGTTTTTTCGATAGAATAAATATTGGTTTTGCTGCTTTAACGATGAATCAGGAGTTGGGATTTTCTGATGCCGTTTTTGGACTTGGGGCTGGACTTTTTTTTCTTGGTTATTTTATTACTGATGTCCCATCTAATATTATTTTGCAAAAGGTGGGGCCTCGTATTTGGTTAGCTAGAATATTGCTAAGTTGGGCTGTAATCACAGCATGTATGATTTATGTTGAAACAGTTACTGGTTTTTATATTATTCGTTTTTTATTGGGAGTAGCTGAGGCAGGCTCTTTTTCTGGAATCATATTGTATTTATCCACATGGTTTCCAATAAAGAAACGCGCTCAAATGATAGCATTCTTTATGGCTGCGGCACCAATTTCAGCCATGATTGGTTCACCTTTAGCCGGAATTATTATGAGTTTACACGGCGCATTTGGATTTAAAGGATGGCAATTAATGTTTTTAATGTGTACGATTGCTGCCACGGTAATGGGGATATTTACATTATTTTATGTTAATGACAAACCAGAAAAAAATAGCTGGCTAACAGAAGACGAAACTAAATGGTTAGTCGATACTCTTGCAAAAGAGAAACAAGGGGAAAAAGCAGTAATAAAAACCAGTATATGGAAAGGATTAACTGATATTAGGGTATTAACCTTAGCGATTGTTTATTTTGGTACTTCTGCTGGACTTTATTCGATCAATATTTGGTCTCCAATGTTTTTTAAATCTTTTGGCTTATCCACAATTCAAGTCGGTTATATTAATTCCATACCACCGGCATTAGCTGCAATCACGATGATCCTGTGGGCGAAACATTCGGATAAAACAAATGAACGAACCTGGCATGTTATTTGTGCGTGTTTACTTGCCTGCGTTGGTTTCATTATTGCCGGCCTCGCTACAGCGTTAATTATTGCAACCTTTGCCTTAGTTATGGCTAATATTGGTATATCATCTTGCAAACCACCATTGTGGAGTATTCCATCTCAATTTTTAAATGGACCAGCTATTGCTGCCGGATTAGCGGCGATAAATGCCATAGGTAATTTAGGCGGATT
This window contains:
- a CDS encoding HNH endonuclease encodes the protein MARVHGNRIITRRTNYSLLKDYRNYRSILIEDFKNICGYCGKNFEYISCQSQIDHFIPLSFCKENGKDELTYKYENLVYSCSVCNRNKSNDWPSKSFTSHHNNIQGYVDPASSDYDVHLSRDENGSIIANTEVGNYMVSHFKFNVRPIDIIWLVEQLQEKLIVLEKKIEQQMDNESFKEFYIISKKLNKSFSTLKEHKEQL
- a CDS encoding sensor histidine kinase; translated protein: MPKIPFNVSAKTARLIGRENISNLEGAISELVKNSYDADAPICIIYYEESTQSLWIMDNGVGMTPQILTAHWMTIGYSSKITNYVTNCGRIQTGEKGIGRFALDRIASSCTMHSIGDSSNFIWSINWDLFSSIDKITDVYADIEYVKTSHFEFCSSILNKNVIDLIKEKLSGKGTCFKLTQLRDNWSNALIDKIILSLSKLLPPNTHGFQIYLFKEDTIKEKAKIDSAFIDSYDYKVFFELETNGNCDITLYRNEFDFGANLKEISDEAKFNKDDLNYFKGIPKLINTNIKELLPRTQKNYDLGKITGEIYFYKIVTQDKNEAKYFYKDFSRRKGDLKDITGIKIYRDNFIVRPYGFKGSPEFDWLDLSARRARSPASPSHKSGSWKVHNNQISGQIYLSRENKNLPDKSSREGIIETPEFIIFKEFIISIIKFIEEDRQYVIRKLNIRDENINERGKKLNRLKDEIEQTFQNKSQNESPKIDAKQVKEALDYQSEKIIELEEEMGLLRALATTGIVVNTYIHEIKTLTMKLNLGVKEAYELLKEDNDVENALKELAKIRPLHESFNSWFSVSLESIKKDKRKMKLLKLSQIINSSITTWKNINKNIEFIFDPNQEIEIRCFSYDFESIINNLITNSVFMFKTNNISNKEINIKIGNNGEYNFIKYKDNGSGLLESFKKNPDKILEYGVTDKRDANDEIIGTGLGLWIVKNIISEYKGYVDLSKNKTSNDGFIIEIYFKGREI
- a CDS encoding antirestriction protein ArdA yields the protein MQTLPNVSSYPESTAVGSGTISVFVTNLGKYNEGELVGEWLALPTTSEQVKQCFQRIGIDGINYDEYFLTDYESTVYGVSNYISEHSNLDELNYLACKLDELSHDEMEIYEAVIDVGDYVNSITDLINLSDNLDCFQSLSNISDEYDLGFYWIAESGCYSLKELGNLSNYFDYERYGHDITLEQNGTFYSGNYIYYTGETFSSDYDGESIPEEYCVLTEPNDFDD
- a CDS encoding tyrosine-type recombinase/integrase is translated as MSLTDLKIKSAKPYNKQYKLSDGDGLFLLVHSNGSKYWRFRYYFNGKEKLMSIGQYPNVLLSEARKIRNEAKSLLARNIDPQVEKKAKQFEDEIQVTFEQVARKWCSNNKTWSEPHRAKVLRTLELYLFPKIGAYSISALTTRQLIVPIKAVEENGRFEVASRLQQRTSAIMRYAVQNGYISYNPAQDLKGVVSKVKVNHRPALELEKIPELLERIDNFKGRELTKLAIKLSLLIFIRSSELRFARWLEIDFDKKIWTIPAEREEIDGVPHSQRGSKMRTPHLIPLSDQAIEILKQIHEISGMYELVFIGDHSARKPMSENTINKALRSIGYDTKTELCGHGFRTMACSALVESNLWSRDAVERQMSHQERNGVRAAYIHKAQHIIERTKMVQWWADYLDSIRTEYVMPYEFKTA
- a CDS encoding helix-turn-helix transcriptional regulator — translated: MSTFLPPLDAQIHPDYLVDMKYITTLTGMTDKWFYALIKQNKFPLPIKLGRSSRWRLKEVEAWIKTKTN
- the ttdA gene encoding L(+)-tartrate dehydratase subunit alpha, encoding MSDKDKLVTNMTEIMSKFVALVGKKLPDDVENKLQDLSKKETSQLAKVIYSTMQENQNLAMKLNRPCCQDTGVLQFSVRCGTNFPLIGELENILTNAVFQATITAPLRHNCVETFDEKNTGKNIGTNAPYIFWDIIPDSDVVEIDTYMAGGGCTLPGKAMVLMPGAGYEGVTKFVLDVMTSYGLNACPPLLVGVGVATSVETAALFSKKALMRPIGSRNANEKAAKFEQLLEDGINKIGLGPQGMSGKYSVMGVHVENGARHPSAIGVAVNVGCWSHRRGTIVFDKELNYQTISHKGVTL
- the ttdB gene encoding L(+)-tartrate dehydratase subunit beta; amino-acid sequence: MSQKKILTTPIKSEDLEGIKAGDIVYLTGYIVTCRDVAHRRLIEQGLDLPVDINGGAIFHAGPIVKALSDNEFQMISIGPTTSMRMEKFEKEFIEQTGVKLIVGKGGMGPNTEEGCKKYKAIHVVFPAGCAVVAATQVEKIVDAKWRDLGMPETLWVCKVKELGPLIVSIDTEGNNLFENNKIIFNQRKEEVYQEIIPQVRFIK
- a CDS encoding MFS transporter, producing the protein MKQNLEQTALRKITLRIVPYVMLVYFIGFFDRINIGFAALTMNQELGFSDAVFGLGAGLFFLGYFITDVPSNIILQKVGPRIWLARILLSWAVITACMIYVETVTGFYIIRFLLGVAEAGSFSGIILYLSTWFPIKKRAQMIAFFMAAAPISAMIGSPLAGIIMSLHGAFGFKGWQLMFLMCTIAATVMGIFTLFYVNDKPEKNSWLTEDETKWLVDTLAKEKQGEKAVIKTSIWKGLTDIRVLTLAIVYFGTSAGLYSINIWSPMFFKSFGLSTIQVGYINSIPPALAAITMILWAKHSDKTNERTWHVICACLLACVGFIIAGLATALIIATFALVMANIGISSCKPPLWSIPSQFLNGPAIAAGLAAINAIGNLGGFAGPALIGWLKQVTGDFSYALYFVAGMLMISAFLTLIIGINNKKRQAQ